In Panacibacter ginsenosidivorans, the following proteins share a genomic window:
- a CDS encoding tetratricopeptide repeat protein: MDRIQKLLDFLQTSPNDNFLKHALALEYIKINDPAKARSLFEEILTKSPDYVGSYYQLAKLLEQTGEKENAITWYEKGMVAAKKAGDDHAYKELQSAYEDLVY, encoded by the coding sequence ATGGATCGCATACAAAAACTACTCGACTTTCTACAAACCTCTCCTAACGATAATTTCCTGAAACATGCATTGGCACTGGAATATATCAAAATCAACGATCCTGCTAAAGCAAGATCGTTATTCGAAGAAATACTTACAAAAAGTCCTGATTATGTTGGCTCCTATTATCAACTCGCCAAATTATTAGAACAAACCGGCGAAAAAGAAAATGCTATTACCTGGTACGAAAAAGGAATGGTCGCCGCAAAAAAAGCTGGCGACGATCATGCCTATAAGGAACTGCAAAGTGCTTACGAAGATTTGGTTTATTAA